The genome window ACGCGAAGAGGTTCAACCAGGGGATGTCGCGGAAGAGCGAGATCGAGCCGGATGCCGGTGTCTGGTCGTACGAGTTCGGGAAGTTCAGGGCGACGATGCCGAACGGGATGATCACCACCAGCTGGCCGATGATCTTGCGCCAGCCCGAGAGCCCGAGGCTGCGCTGACTGCGCACCTTCATGTAGTCGTCGATGAAGCCGACGGCCCCGAAGCCGACCATCAGCCAGATGACGAGGAGCGCCGATGTCGACGGCGTCCCGCCACCGACGTATGTCCCGGTGAAGTAGCCGACCATGGTGCCGACGATGAAGATCACGCCGCCCATGGTCGGGGTTCCCCGCTTCGCCTCGTGGCTCGGGTTCTCGATCGCTTCGGGCGTGCGGATGACCTGCCCCCAGCCCCACTTCCGGAACAGTCGGAGGAAGACGGGAGTCAGGAAGAGAGTGAAGGCGAGCGATATGGCGGCCGCCATGATGAGAGATCTCACGAGAACAATTCTCCCAGACGATCGCCGAGGTGCCGGAGCCCCACGGAATTGGAGGACTTCACGAGCACGCGGTCGCCGTCGCGCAGCTCGCCGCGCAGGTACTCGAACGCGGAATCCTGGTCTGCGAAGAACACGGCCTCGCTGTCCCACGAGCCCTCGCCGATCGCGGAGATGAAGAGGCGGCGAGCCTCGGGGCCGACGACCACGATCCGCTGGATGTTCAACCGCACGGCGAGCAGACCGATCCTGTCGTGCTCCTCACCCGCCGTCTCGCCGAGTTCGCTCATGGCGCCGAGCACCGCGACCGTCCGCTCGTCGGGACCGGTGATCTGCGCGAGCGTGCGCAGCGCCGCAGCCATGGAGTCCGGACTCGCGTTGTAGGCGTCGTTGATGATGCGCACGCGCTCGTTGCCCATCGGCTGCATGCGCCAGCGCTCGGCGATCTCGACCGTCTCGAGCCGAGCGACAGCATCTGCCGTCGAGACGCCCAGCACACGCGCAGCCGCGATGGCGGCCAGAGCGTTGCCGACATGGTGCGCACCGAGGACCTGCAGCCGGAGCGGATGCCGCTCCCCCGCGGCCTCGATCACGCAGGAGGTGCCCGATGCGGTGACCTCGAGGTCATGGGCCCGCACGTCCGCCGCGGCACTCTGACCGAAGCCGACGACCCGCATGCCGCGTGAGACGGCGAGCTCGCGCATCGCCGCGACTCGGGGGTCATCGATGTTGAGCACGGCGGTCCCCGAGGGAGTGGCGGCGGAGACGAGCTCGGACTTGGCCTTCGCCGTCGCCTCGATGCCGCCGAATCCTCCGGCGTGCGCCATGCCGACCATCAGCACCACGGCGATGTCCGGCTCCACGAGGCCCGCGAGGCGCGCGATGCTGCCCGGCGCATCCGCACCGAACTCGCTCACGAGGAACCGCGTGTCGTGGGTGATCCGCAGCATCGTCACCGGAGCGCCCACCTCGTTGTTGAACGAGTTGATGGGCGCGACCGTCTCCCCCTCGCCGGAGAGGATGCGCGCCAGGAAGTTCTTGGTCGTCGTCTTGCCGTTCGAGCCCGTGATGCCGACGATCTTGAGATGCCCC of Microbacterium sp. LWH13-1.2 contains these proteins:
- the murF gene encoding UDP-N-acetylmuramoyl-tripeptide--D-alanyl-D-alanine ligase — protein: MIALSLAEIAAVLGGDLRLAGTATAETLVDGVVDTDSRTMAPGSVFVAKPGAETDGHRFVGAALAAGAALAIVEHPVDDEITQIVVPSAVAALADLAREVVARVRAEGHLKIVGITGSNGKTTTKNFLARILSGEGETVAPINSFNNEVGAPVTMLRITHDTRFLVSEFGADAPGSIARLAGLVEPDIAVVLMVGMAHAGGFGGIEATAKAKSELVSAATPSGTAVLNIDDPRVAAMRELAVSRGMRVVGFGQSAAADVRAHDLEVTASGTSCVIEAAGERHPLRLQVLGAHHVGNALAAIAAARVLGVSTADAVARLETVEIAERWRMQPMGNERVRIINDAYNASPDSMAAALRTLAQITGPDERTVAVLGAMSELGETAGEEHDRIGLLAVRLNIQRIVVVGPEARRLFISAIGEGSWDSEAVFFADQDSAFEYLRGELRDGDRVLVKSSNSVGLRHLGDRLGELFS